The genomic DNA TCGCTATGATACTAGTAAAGTCACATATGTAAAGGGCTTTCCAACAAAGGATAGCCCAGCGTTGTCTGAATTTTTAGGAGACTAAACCAACAAAGTAAGACCACACCATTTGCTAAAATCAATAAGCATCAAGTCGAAGCAAATGAAATCATCACCGAAACCGGTTCGAATTTACTTAAACAAGCATTCTCGAAAAAATGGAACAAACTTAATCACACAAGCTTAACAGCCAATGCAAACAAAGATACGATTACTTTCGATGCAGGAGAGATAAAAGGGAAGATTAATAGTTGGATTGAACATTTAGAAGATTGTCGGGATGACGTAATAAAAAAAAATATATGAAAGTTGATGTCCCCTTCGAGGAAAGAAATAAAATGTCATTTATGATAGATGATATAGACTACATTCAACAAGTATATCGAGAACTAAAAGCCGAAGTAGATGAAGTGGAAATGGAGTTTGAAAATACAGTCCGTGTATACCGCTCACCTTTGCGCCAAGCATTAAATGACATTACACGATTATACAACTCAGTAAACAATGTAAAAGGCGACTTTTCTGGCTTAAAAAAATGTCTCAGTCTATGTGCACGGGATCGAATCGAACGGGGAAGATTTTATCAAAAGTGCGAAGAAAGCGGCTCAACCAGGCGATGTAATTATGCGTGAAATGAGGAAAGGAAAGAATGAATATTTTGTAGTAAATGAAGATGGAGGAATAAAGGAATTTAAGGAATTTGAAAAATTAAGATTAGCAGATGAATTTAAGAATAAACAAGGACGTCTCCATATCGTTTACGATACTGAACATAAAAACGAACACCGTCAAGAAACGAGTGACGATGTAGCGAAAAGATTGACGGAAATGGGATTAGTGAACGAAACGACAAAGATTGATTTGTTTGCCCATAGTTATGGTGGGCGAAGGTTTTTCCAATTTGCGATGGACTACCCTGATCAAGTGCGAAGCATAACGACAATTGGGACACCGTACGATAAAAATACGATGGGCAAGCTCGGGAATAACGTCTCCATTTTACGCTGGAAATGGGTACAGAAATTAGTTGATAAAGAGCCAACTCAATATAGTGGATATGTAGATCCAAATCCAGAAAATAGACGAGTAGATAAAGGAATCGAACATAGTAATGTTTATACTGATATGACGAGCGAAGCGTTAAGCGAGGAGATGACTTATTTGAAAGCGGCAAATCCAGAAGTGTATCGAAAACTGGAGGAAATGGATATAACTGCGGTAGCGGGCTATGATTTAGCAGGTTGGCTTGGAACTAAATCATCACAAGATGGCGCTGTTTCAGTAAAAAGTCAACAAGCAAAGTCCTTAGGAGCGTT from Bacillus aquiflavi includes the following:
- a CDS encoding alpha/beta hydrolase, with product MREMRKGKNEYFVVNEDGGIKEFKEFEKLRLADEFKNKQGRLHIVYDTEHKNEHRQETSDDVAKRLTEMGLVNETTKIDLFAHSYGGRRFFQFAMDYPDQVRSITTIGTPYDKNTMGKLGNNVSILRWKWVQKLVDKEPTQYSGYVDPNPENRRVDKGIEHSNVYTDMTSEALSEEMTYLKAANPEVYRKLEEMDITAVAGYDLAGWLGTKSSQDGAVSVKSQQAKSLGALIDQRLSYKVDGGGFRPTKPPHIYEIENEEFIELIKKVNKTQQE